The Lactuca sativa cultivar Salinas chromosome 2, Lsat_Salinas_v11, whole genome shotgun sequence genome includes a window with the following:
- the LOC111916320 gene encoding homeobox-DDT domain protein RLT3, with product MSNKQSRGKQQIPRKKCNEKNIKVAANSNVRKKRKQPQQLNSKSGLRLVDDLLPPDYILRKVFRKDGPPLGVEFDNLPSHAFRFCNVKDSGMSHRACQEKQRAFKRQKTLKPTNVEDQTTPLDSAPVKHGMGKGLMTVWRLTNQETNPVKKHGVGKGLMTIQRLINPGSGNLPTCVDNGHGACSQFPPFTSQKPPIQLKKKSRKQQPVTRRLANKLQEKKSSTRSRKVRCEQVSKEKQQGREICEIALNEGRNEEDPSQYAMLEDDEELELRELQATSNPLTCCAHCSANRLHGCSLCKDLLAKFPPNSIRMKQPLHVQPWDSSPLLVKKLFKIFHFISTYAVIIGIQSFTLDELAQAFVDKDSLLLGKLNVALLKLLLTGVEKELESGYLSHIIKNWKYRGLLQSVEHQESVLKLWKRSLNSLTWIEILRQVLVSAGFGSKRDMSSKEPLNKEAALMASYGLSPGTLKGEIFTILSSKGNNGMKISELATFPSIIGLKLATTSDDIEQLISSMLSSDITLFEKISSSAYRVRSNSIVKDTEDDQSDLEDCGSVDDNPNDSGALMSSENGQKNIKSKDNILTVTSEIDESHPGEMWLSGLMEGEYSDLNIEEKLNALLALIDLLKAGSSIRIEEPVSSSSSSSLSGVQCVPPNGYHIGSGAKIKRSTSKQLENEFNQLIHSEKDEMQDMQPVDSSAIISLIQNATEIEVINDLHPMQSIFLGSDRRYNRYWLFVGPCTTCDPGHKRIYFESSEDGHWEVIETEEALANLLSCLDQRGRREGHLLSSLEKRAALLYESMSSDARVGHGQPALSSESERSISRDDSSSAVSDVDNLLGVLNIDNNNLVSTSTVGNREQAKQKWCRLQQFDVWLWDSFHSVLNAVKHGKKSFLDSLARCERCHDLFWRDEKHCRICHTTFEVDFDLEERYAIHAATCRDESAPDMFPKHKVLSSQLQSLKAAAYTLESCMPEGAMVGAWTKCAHNLWVKRLRRTSTLVELLQVLGDFVGAINKGWLYGSDGDNVITSFGCMPQTSSAVALWLVKLDLLIAPHLQNVEAEKTTTRNRSKGKDIDTLVK from the exons atgtCGAACAAGCAATCTCGTGGTAAGCAGCAAATTCCTCGGAAGAAATGTAATGAAAAGAATATTAAGGTTGCCGCCAATTCGAATGTTCGTAAGAAGAGAAAGCAGCCGCAACAGCTGAATTCGAAATCTGGTTTACGCTTGGTGGACGATTTGTTACCTCCTGATTATATTTTGAGGAAAGTGTTCAGGAAAGATGGGCCTCCCCTCGGCGTGGAGTTTGATAATCTTCCTTCTCATGCTTTTCGATTCTGTAATGTCAAAG ATTCAGGGATGTCACATCGTGCTTGCCAAGAAAAACAAAGAGCATTTAAAAGGCAAAAG ACTTTGAAGCCTACCAATGTTGAGGACCAAACTACCCCTCTTGATAGTGCTCCAGTTAAACATGGTATGGGAAAAGGTTTGATGACGGTATGGCGACTTACAAACCAGGAGACTAATCCAGTGAAGAAACATGGTGTTGGAAAAGGCTTGATGACAATTCAGAGGTTAATAAATCCTGGTTCTGGAAACCTTCCAACATGTGTTGACAATGGTCATGGAGCTTGTTCTCAGTTTCCACCTTTTACATCACAAAAACCACCTATTCAATTGAAAAAGAAGTCAAGAAAACAACAACCTGTCACG AGGAGGCTAGCGAACAAGTTACAAGAGAAGAAGTCTTCAACCAGAAGTAGAAAG GTGAGATGTGAACAAGTTAGTAAGGAAAAGCAACAAGGGAGAGAAATATGTGAAATTGCTCTGAATGAAGGGAGAAATGAAGAAGACCCAAGTCAATATGCTATGCTAGAAGATGATGAGGAGCTGGAACTAAGAGAACTACAAGCAACATCAAATCCATTAACATGTTGTGCTCATTGTTCAGCAAATAGGTTGCATGGTTGTTCCCTTTGCAAAG ATTTACTGGCAAAGTTCCCTCCAAACTCTATAAGAATGAAGCAACCATTACATGTCCAACCATGGGATTCTTCTCCACTACTTGTCAAAAAACTTTTCAAG ATATTTCACTTTATAAGCACTTATGCTGTAATAATCGGTATCCAGTCCTTCACGCTTGATGAGCTGGCGCAAGCATTTGTAGACAAG GATTCCTTGTTACTTGGGAAACTTAATGTAGCCCTTCTGAAACTGCTTCTCACTGGTGTTGAAAAGGAACTAGAAAGTGGATATCTATCTCATATCATCAAAAACTGGAAGTATCGTGGATTGCTTCAGTCA GTTGAACATCAAGAATCTGTTCTGAAACTATGGAAAAGATCCTTAAATTCGCTGACATGGATAGAGATACTACGCCAGGTGTTAGTTTCAGCTGGCTTTGGTTCAAAACGTGACATGTCATCCAAGGAACCTCTCAATAag GAAGCTGCTCTGATGGCTAGTTATGGCTTAAGCCCAGGTACTCTGAAGGGTGAAATATTCACAATATTATCATCAAAAGGAAATAATGGGATGAAAATTTCCGAATTGGCTACATTTCCATCA ATCATCGGATTGAAGCTTGCAACCACGAGTGATGACATTGAGCAATTGATAAGCTCAATGTTGTCAAGTGACATCACCTTATTTGAGAAAATCTCTTCTTCTGCTTATCGTGTTCGTAGCAACTCCATTGTTAAGGATACTGAAGATGACCAATCTGACCTTGAAGACTGTGGTAGTGTTGATGATAATCCGAATGATTCAGGGGCATTAATGTCAAGTGAAAATGGACAAAAGAACATTAAAAGCAAAGACAACATTTTAACTGTAACTTCTGAAATCGATGAGAGTCATCCTGGAGAAATGTGGTTGTCTGGACTGATGGAAGGTGAATATTCAGATTTAAATATTGAAGAGAAATTGAATGCTCTTTTGGCTCTGATTGATCTATTAAAAGCAGGTTCCAGTATAAGAATAGAG GAACCtgtgtcatcatcatcatcatcatcattatcggGTGTTCAGTGTGTTCCTCCCAATGGTTATCATATTGGTTCTGGAGCAAAAATAAAGAGATCAACATCAAAGCAACTTGAGAACGAGTTCAATCAGCTGATTCATAGTGAGAAAGATGAAATGCAAGATATGCAACCTGTTGATTCATCAGCAATTATCTCATTAATCCAAAATGCAACAGAAATAGAAGTTATAAATGATTTACATCCTATGCAATCGATATTTTTGGGATCTGATAGAAGGTATAATCGATACTGGCTTTTCGTGGGCCCGTGTACCACATGTGATCCAGGCCAcaaaaggatttactttgaaTCATCTGAAGATGGTCATTGGGAGGTTATCGAAACAGAAGAG GCATTAGCCAACTTGTTATCATGTTTGGATCAAAGGGGAAGACGAGAAGGTCATCTTCTTTCATCTTTGGAGAAACGGGCAGCTCTTCTTTATGAATCCATGTCAAGTGATGCAAGAGTCGGGCACGGGCAGCCTGCCCTTTCGTCTGAATCTGAAAGGAGTATTTCCCGAGACGACAGCTCATCTGCTGTGTCTGACGTGGACAACCTACTGGGCGTCCTAAATATAGATAATAATAATCTTGTTTCCACTAGCACTGTTGGAAACAGGGAACAAGCTAAACAGAAATGGTGTCGCCTTCAACAGTTTGATGTTTGGTTATGGGATTCGTTTCATTCTGTTCTTAATGCTGTGAAACATGGAAAAAAATCGTTTCTTGATTCGCTTGCGAGGTGTGAAAGGTGTCATGATTTGTTTTGGAGAGATGAGAAACATTGTAGGATTTGTCATACGACGTTTGAGGTTGATTTTGATTTGGAAGAAAGATACGCGATTCATGCTGCCACGTGTCGGGATGAGTCAGCACCCGATATGTTTCCGAAACATAAAGTGTTGTCATCACAGTTACAGTCACTCAAGGCTGCAGCATACACACTTGAG tcatgtatGCCTGAGGGTGCAATGGTGGGTGCTTGGACGAAATGTGCTCATAATCTATGGGTGAAGCGGTTAAGACGAACTTCAACTCTGGTGGAGTTGCTAcag gttcttggtgattttgttgGTGCGATCAATAAGGGGTGGTTGTATGGAAGTGATGGGGATAATGTTATTACAAGTTTTGGATGTATGCCACAAACATCATCTGCGGTTGCATTGTGGCTGGTGAAATTGGATTTGTTAATTGCTCCTCATTTACAAAATGTTGAAGCTGAAAAGACTACTACAAGAAATagatcaaaag GTAAAGACATAGACACTCTAGTGAAGTAG
- the LOC111916321 gene encoding SWR1 complex subunit 2 isoform X2 gives MESDKEDVVFLDRASRATRGRRMTKLVDEEIEEDDEFWNQEALKDEEDDTNYVEEKEVADVFDSDFDEDEPEPEEEAENEPDERKRPKKRLAFPGKQLPKKKKKKVVSEPDSSNEEETNVDQSTPQEEHEVPDDTEVEKTTRKSTRTSVIVRQAERDAIRAALQATMKPIKRKKEGEEKRMTQEEMLLEAAQTEIMNLRNLERVLAREEEVKKRAIVHKAHYTGPQIRYLSKDGYTYLEFTNGVSFQSQIPTSAPPYPEKAVCVVTGLPAKYRDPKTGLPYATKEAFKIIREKYMNDGSGIKEKNNMGVVYELACGEGGGFRKKKRRTVNPNGKEKSYMRSLARFRQIPAFEYQDSE, from the exons ATGGAGTCTGATAAAGAGGATGTCGTTTTTCTTGATCGAGCTTCTCGGGCAACGAGAGGAAGACG GATGACCAAATTGGTTGATGAGGagattgaagaagatgatgagttCTGGAACCAAGAAGCTTTGAAAGAT GAAGAAGATGATACAAACTACGTAGAAGAAAAGGAGGTTGCTGATGTTTTTGACAGTGACTTTGATGAAGAT GAACCAGAGCCAGAGGAAGAAGCAGAAAATGAGCCAGATGAAAG GAAGAGGCCAAAAAAGAGATTGGCATTTCCAGGAAAGCAATTgccaaaaaagaagaagaagaaggttgtttCAGAACCTGATAGTTCTAATGAGGAAGAAACAAATGTTGACCAGTCAACGCCCCAAGAAGAGCATGAAGTTCCTGATGATACAGAAGTTGAGAAAACAACCAGAAAGTCAACAAGAACTTCAGTTATTGTTAGGCAAGCTGAAAGAGATGCAATACGTGCAGCACTTCAAGCAACAATGAAG CCAATAAAAAGGAAAAAGGAAGGTGAGGAAAAGAGAATGACCCAAGAAGAGATGCTTCTGGAAGCTGCTCAAACAG AAATTATGAACTTGAGGAACTTAGAACGGGTGTTGGCAAGGGAGGAAGAAGTAAAAAAAAGAGCAATTGTTCATAAAGCTCACTACACAGGCCCTCAGATACGATATCTTTCTAAAGATG GTTATACATACCTTGAATTTACAAATGGGGTGTCATTTCAATCACAGATTCCTACATCAGCCCCTCCAT ATCCAGAGAAAGCTGTTTGTGTGGTTACAGGATTACCTGCAAA ATATCGTGATCCTAAGACAGGCTTGCCTTATGCGACAAAAGAGGCTTTTAAGATTATTCGTGAAAA GTATATGAATGATGGGAGTGGGATTAAAGAGAAGAATAACATGGGAGTGGTTTATGAATTGGCTTGTGGGGAAGGAGGGGGTTTCAGAAAAAAGAAGAGGAGAACAGTCAATCCAAACGGCAAAGAGAAGTCTTATATGAGATCATTGGCTCGTTTTCGCCAGATTCCAGCTTTCGAATACCAAGACTCTGAATGA
- the LOC111916321 gene encoding SWR1 complex subunit 2 isoform X1 — translation MESDKEDVVFLDRASRATRGRRMTKLVDEEIEEDDEFWNQEALKDEEDDTNYVEEKEVADVFDSDFDEDEPEPEEEAENEPDERKRPKKRLAFPGKQLPKKKKKKVVSEPDSSNEEETNVDQSTPQEEHEVPDDTEVEKTTRKSTRTSVIVRQAERDAIRAALQATMKPIKRKKEGEEKRMTQEEMLLEAAQTEIMNLRNLERVLAREEEVKKRAIVHKAHYTGPQIRYLSKDGYTYLEFTNGVSFQSQIPTSAPPYPEKAVCVVTGLPAKYRDPKTGLPYATKEAFKIIRENLCRYMNDGSGIKEKNNMGVVYELACGEGGGFRKKKRRTVNPNGKEKSYMRSLARFRQIPAFEYQDSE, via the exons ATGGAGTCTGATAAAGAGGATGTCGTTTTTCTTGATCGAGCTTCTCGGGCAACGAGAGGAAGACG GATGACCAAATTGGTTGATGAGGagattgaagaagatgatgagttCTGGAACCAAGAAGCTTTGAAAGAT GAAGAAGATGATACAAACTACGTAGAAGAAAAGGAGGTTGCTGATGTTTTTGACAGTGACTTTGATGAAGAT GAACCAGAGCCAGAGGAAGAAGCAGAAAATGAGCCAGATGAAAG GAAGAGGCCAAAAAAGAGATTGGCATTTCCAGGAAAGCAATTgccaaaaaagaagaagaagaaggttgtttCAGAACCTGATAGTTCTAATGAGGAAGAAACAAATGTTGACCAGTCAACGCCCCAAGAAGAGCATGAAGTTCCTGATGATACAGAAGTTGAGAAAACAACCAGAAAGTCAACAAGAACTTCAGTTATTGTTAGGCAAGCTGAAAGAGATGCAATACGTGCAGCACTTCAAGCAACAATGAAG CCAATAAAAAGGAAAAAGGAAGGTGAGGAAAAGAGAATGACCCAAGAAGAGATGCTTCTGGAAGCTGCTCAAACAG AAATTATGAACTTGAGGAACTTAGAACGGGTGTTGGCAAGGGAGGAAGAAGTAAAAAAAAGAGCAATTGTTCATAAAGCTCACTACACAGGCCCTCAGATACGATATCTTTCTAAAGATG GTTATACATACCTTGAATTTACAAATGGGGTGTCATTTCAATCACAGATTCCTACATCAGCCCCTCCAT ATCCAGAGAAAGCTGTTTGTGTGGTTACAGGATTACCTGCAAA ATATCGTGATCCTAAGACAGGCTTGCCTTATGCGACAAAAGAGGCTTTTAAGATTATTCGTGAAAA CTTGTGTAGGTATATGAATGATGGGAGTGGGATTAAAGAGAAGAATAACATGGGAGTGGTTTATGAATTGGCTTGTGGGGAAGGAGGGGGTTTCAGAAAAAAGAAGAGGAGAACAGTCAATCCAAACGGCAAAGAGAAGTCTTATATGAGATCATTGGCTCGTTTTCGCCAGATTCCAGCTTTCGAATACCAAGACTCTGAATGA